A portion of the Pithys albifrons albifrons isolate INPA30051 chromosome 1, PitAlb_v1, whole genome shotgun sequence genome contains these proteins:
- the HTR1F gene encoding 5-hydroxytryptamine receptor 1F, with protein MDLINSTEQNSTSEPFKWVTSKILISITLSVLALMTTAINSLVMTAIIVTRKLHHPANYLICSLAVTDFLVAVLVMPFSIVYIVKETWIMGQVVCDIWLSVDITCCTCSILHLSAIALDRYRAITDAVEYARKRTPKHAAIMIAVVWIISIFISMPPLFWRHQTASRDDECIIKHDHIVSTIYSTFGAFYIPLALILILYYKIYKAAKTFHRRSVSRIVREEGVNGQVLLDAGERSTKSASMPSTAEKTSDPLVNSDKINVTLRSPRSESKHEKSWKKQRISSTRERKAATTLGLILGAFVMCWLPFFVKEVVVNTCERCHISEDMSNFLTWLGYINSLINPLIYTIFNEDFKKAFQKLVRCRQYF; from the coding sequence ATGGATTTAATAAACTCAACTGAACAAAACAGTACATCAGAACCGTTCAAATGGGTGACATCCAAGATTCTCATTTCCATTACCCTGTCTGTGCTTGCACTAATGACAACAGCCATCAATTCTCTTGTGATGACTGCAATAATTGTGACAAGAAAACTCCACCACCCGGCCAACTATCTAATCTGCTCTCTTGCAGTGACTGATTTCCTTGTGGCAGTCCTGGTGATGCCCTTCAGCATTGTCTACATTGTAAAGGAGACCTGGATCATGGGGCAAGTGGTGTGTGACATTTGGCTGAGCGTGGACATCACATGCTGCACATGTTCCATCTTGCATCTCTCTGCCATTGCATTGGACCGGTACAGAGCGATCACAGATGCTGTGGAATATGCACGGAAAAGGACACCTAAGCATGCTGCCATCATGATAGCAGTGGTGTGGATCATATCCATTTTTATCTCCATGCCACCTTTGTTTTGGCGGCACCAGACGGCCAGCAGGGACGACGAGTGCATCATCAAGCACGACCACATAGTTTCCACCATTTACTCCACATTTGGCGCCTTCTACATCCCACTGGCCTTGATTCTGATCCTTTATTACAAGATATACAAGGCAGCAAAGACATTTCACAGGAGAAGCGTCAGCCGGATTGTAAGGGAGGAGGGGGTAAATGGACAAGTCCTTTTGGATGCAGGTGAAAGAAGCACCAAATCAGCTTcaatgcccagcacagcagagaagacaTCAGATCCCCTGGTGAACTCTGATAAAATCAACGTCACCTTACGAAGTCCCAGGTCTGAATCTAAGCATGAGAAGTCCTGGAAAAAACAGAGAATCTCTAGCACAAGAGAGCGAAAAGCAGCAACTACGCTGGGTCTGATCTTGGGGGCATTTGTGATGTGCTGGCTCCCTTTTTTTGTAAAAGAAGTAGTTGTTAATACATGTGAAAGATGTCACATCTCAGAAGACATGTCTAATTTCCTAACATGGCTGGGATATATAAATTCCCTTATTAACCCTTTAATCTACACAATCTTTAATGAAGATTTCAAGAAAGCCTTCCAGAAGCTTGTGCGATGTAGGCAATACTTTTAA